A DNA window from Jaculus jaculus isolate mJacJac1 chromosome 1, mJacJac1.mat.Y.cur, whole genome shotgun sequence contains the following coding sequences:
- the Aqp3 gene encoding aquaporin-3 isoform X2 produces MGRQKELVNRCGEMLHIRYRLLRQALAECLGTLILVMFGCGSVAQVVLSRGTHGGFLTINLAFGFAVTLGILVAGQVSGAHLNPAVTFAMCFLAREPWIKLPIYTLAQTLGAFLGAGIIFGLYYDAIWSFANNELVVSGPNGTAGIFATYPSGHLDMVNGFFDQDRPALVVGTHRLPAPGLHRGRLCLPAHDRLPPGAAATTLHRAGEREVGSREAQGADLSGRGHSFEHPQTVQGPLATSPHESSLAG; encoded by the exons ATGGGTCGACAGAAGGAGCTGGTGAACCGCTGCGGAGAGATGCTCCACATCCGCTACCGGCTGCTTCGCCAGGCGCTGGCCGAGTGCCTGGGGACCCTCATCCTCGTG ATGTTTGGCTGTGGCTCTGTGGCCCAGGTGGTGCTCAGTCGGGGTACCCACGGTGGTTTCCTCACCATCAATCTGGCCTTTGGTTTTGCTGTCACCCTGGGCATCCTGGTGGCTGGACAGGTGTCTG GGGCCCACCTCAACCCTGCTGTGACTTTTGCCATGTGCTTCCTGGCACGCGAGCCCTGGATCAAGCTGCCCATCTACACACTGGCTCAGACACTGGGTGccttcttgggtgctgggatcatTTTTGGGCTGTACTATG ATGCAATCTGGAGCTTCGCCAACAATGAACTTGTCGTCTCTGGCCCCAACGGCACAGCTGGCATCTTTGCCACCTACCCCTCTGGACACTTGGACATGGTCAATGGCTTCTTTGACCAG GACCGGCCGGCACTGGTGGTGGGTACCCATCGTCTCCCCGCTCCTGGGCTCCATCGCGGGCGTCTTTGTTTACCAGCTCATGATCGGTTGCCACCTGGAGCAGCCGCCACCACCCTCCACCGAGCAGGAGAACGTGAAGTTGGCTCACGTGAAGCACAAGGAGCAGATCTGAGTGGGCGGGGCCACTCCTTTGAGCATCCACAGACTGTGCAGGGGCCACTTGCTACAAGCCCCCATGAGAGTTCCCTGGCAGGCTAA
- the Aqp3 gene encoding aquaporin-3 isoform X1: MGRQKELVNRCGEMLHIRYRLLRQALAECLGTLILVMFGCGSVAQVVLSRGTHGGFLTINLAFGFAVTLGILVAGQVSGAHLNPAVTFAMCFLAREPWIKLPIYTLAQTLGAFLGAGIIFGLYYDAIWSFANNELVVSGPNGTAGIFATYPSGHLDMVNGFFDQFIGTAALIVCVLAIVDPYNNPVPRGLEAFTVGLVVLVIGTSMGFNSGYAVNPARDFGPRLFTALAGWGSEVFTTGRHWWWVPIVSPLLGSIAGVFVYQLMIGCHLEQPPPPSTEQENVKLAHVKHKEQI; encoded by the exons ATGGGTCGACAGAAGGAGCTGGTGAACCGCTGCGGAGAGATGCTCCACATCCGCTACCGGCTGCTTCGCCAGGCGCTGGCCGAGTGCCTGGGGACCCTCATCCTCGTG ATGTTTGGCTGTGGCTCTGTGGCCCAGGTGGTGCTCAGTCGGGGTACCCACGGTGGTTTCCTCACCATCAATCTGGCCTTTGGTTTTGCTGTCACCCTGGGCATCCTGGTGGCTGGACAGGTGTCTG GGGCCCACCTCAACCCTGCTGTGACTTTTGCCATGTGCTTCCTGGCACGCGAGCCCTGGATCAAGCTGCCCATCTACACACTGGCTCAGACACTGGGTGccttcttgggtgctgggatcatTTTTGGGCTGTACTATG ATGCAATCTGGAGCTTCGCCAACAATGAACTTGTCGTCTCTGGCCCCAACGGCACAGCTGGCATCTTTGCCACCTACCCCTCTGGACACTTGGACATGGTCAATGGCTTCTTTGACCAG ttcatAGGCACGGCCGCTCTTATTGTATGCGTGCTGGCCATCGTTGATCCCTACAACAACCCTGTCCCCCGCGGCCTGGAAGCCTTCACCGTGGGCCTTGTGGTCCTGGTCATTGGCACCTCCATGGGCTTCAACTCCGGCTATGCTGTCAACCCTGCTCGGGACTTTGGTCCCCGCCTTTTCACCGCTCTGGCTGGCTGGGGTTCAGAAGTGTTCAC GACCGGCCGGCACTGGTGGTGGGTACCCATCGTCTCCCCGCTCCTGGGCTCCATCGCGGGCGTCTTTGTTTACCAGCTCATGATCGGTTGCCACCTGGAGCAGCCGCCACCACCCTCCACCGAGCAGGAGAACGTGAAGTTGGCTCACGTGAAGCACAAGGAGCAGATCTGA